The stretch of DNA CGCAATTAGGAAATTTTATACATTTGAGGCAATCTGTCCATATTTTTTTAGGTAAATCGCCTTTATCTATCTCGTAAAAACCAAGTTTTTTGAAAAAATTTGGTTTATATGTTAATGCAAAAACCCTTTTAAAACCTAAATTCTCTGCCTTTTCAATATTTAACTTCACCATCTTTTGGCCAATATCTTGCCCTTGATATCTATTATCAACTGCTAAAGATCTTATTTCAGC from Deferribacterota bacterium encodes:
- a CDS encoding N-acetyltransferase translates to MFKIREAQITDALSIQKLVNIYAAKGKMLPLSLNDVYERILEFVVCEIKDEIIGCCALHPTWEDLAEIRSLAVDNRYQGQDIGQKMVKLNIEKAENLGFKRVFALTYKPNFFKKLGFYEIDKGDLPKKIWTDCLKCIKFPNCDEIALIYIINK